A single Myxococcales bacterium DNA region contains:
- a CDS encoding alkaline phosphatase — MVVAFVAALTSCASSDKASPEGLVPQAVLDAGEGDTQSTLRGPLVRARNVVLFIGDGMGFGHLDAARSFANGNTAPLIMETLPVQRRMDTRNALGQITDSAAGATAFATGRKVSNAVLSLALPGDGRPLASALELRQASGAVTGLITRETPIVDATPAAFAAHRPSRYDAAEIAHQILRVTRPDFVAGVAAPFADVTAALEAGYFTLAGADPLGFVSIAQPGLHRVAWLYEDRHAPPLDELTSTALAFLSRHEGGFFLMVENEGTDTAGHANDLAHIVEAVLTFDRAVARGLAFAQARQDTLVLVTADHETGGVAIDPGTARAGQLPQHSFSTFGHTSDHVPVFAFGPGAEELPQLVQNHELFNWLAP, encoded by the coding sequence TTGGTGGTCGCCTTCGTGGCCGCCCTGACCAGTTGTGCGTCCAGCGACAAAGCCTCGCCGGAGGGACTGGTCCCGCAGGCCGTCCTCGACGCAGGCGAGGGCGACACCCAGTCCACGCTGCGGGGCCCCCTTGTTCGTGCGCGCAATGTCGTTCTCTTCATCGGCGACGGGATGGGCTTTGGGCATCTCGATGCCGCGCGTTCGTTTGCGAACGGGAACACGGCGCCGCTCATCATGGAGACGCTGCCGGTGCAACGGCGCATGGACACCCGCAATGCGCTGGGCCAGATCACGGACTCGGCCGCAGGGGCCACGGCCTTCGCCACCGGGCGCAAGGTCAGCAACGCCGTGCTGAGCCTTGCCCTTCCCGGCGATGGCCGACCGCTGGCCTCCGCCCTCGAACTGCGCCAGGCCTCGGGCGCCGTCACGGGGCTCATCACGCGCGAGACCCCCATCGTCGATGCCACACCGGCTGCCTTTGCGGCGCATCGTCCGAGTCGTTACGATGCGGCTGAGATTGCCCACCAGATCCTCCGCGTCACGCGGCCTGATTTCGTGGCGGGCGTCGCCGCCCCCTTCGCCGACGTGACCGCGGCCTTGGAGGCGGGGTATTTCACCCTGGCGGGCGCCGACCCCTTGGGGTTCGTCTCCATCGCTCAACCGGGGCTTCATCGCGTGGCCTGGCTCTACGAGGATCGCCATGCCCCGCCGCTCGATGAACTCACGTCCACCGCCCTGGCGTTTTTATCCCGCCACGAGGGAGGGTTTTTCCTGATGGTCGAAAACGAAGGGACCGACACGGCCGGCCATGCCAACGACCTCGCGCACATCGTCGAGGCAGTCCTCACCTTCGACCGGGCCGTGGCCCGAGGCCTGGCTTTCGCCCAGGCGCGGCAGGACACGCTGGTTTTGGTGACCGCCGACCACGAGACCGGGGGCGTTGCCATTGATCCCGGCACGGCGCGGGCAGGGCAGCTTCCCCAACACTCCTTCTCCACATTTGGACACACGAGCGATCACGTGCCGGTGTTCGCGTTTGGCCCGGGGGCCGAAGAACTGCCTCAGTTGGTCCAAAACCACGAGCTTTTTAACTGGTTGGCACCCTAA
- a CDS encoding VWA domain-containing protein, whose translation MAKEWRVPWFQACLAAASISALASCGASNDPGSGGGSNGGGTDPGSFQPDFVDNLNPTPNGGGGRPGPGGSGSEFGSGCKKVDLVFTVDNSSSMTEEREALARDVFPAFAKALKNVGGGLEDYRVGVADACPSPASLHVKGTGGACNFDGGQVWMQSSSPKLDQEFACVGAIDSSDVQCSGNNDDEQPASAATAIVEASLTGKGNVGFVRKDALLVIVAITDEDEQPAPRASVEELFNRMKALKGNDVSRMVFLGIGGATDCRGVYGSADEAETLKELTGRFEAANRGVFWDLCTGRLEDGLTKAMTVINQACEQFTPVVL comes from the coding sequence GTGGCAAAAGAGTGGCGCGTTCCGTGGTTTCAAGCGTGTCTCGCAGCAGCCTCCATCTCGGCGCTCGCTTCCTGCGGGGCCAGCAACGACCCCGGCTCGGGAGGTGGCAGTAACGGGGGCGGAACCGATCCTGGTTCGTTCCAGCCCGATTTCGTGGACAACCTCAACCCGACCCCCAACGGCGGGGGAGGCCGTCCGGGGCCCGGCGGCAGCGGGTCCGAGTTCGGGTCTGGTTGCAAAAAAGTCGATCTGGTGTTCACCGTCGATAACTCGAGCAGCATGACCGAAGAGCGGGAGGCGCTCGCGCGGGACGTGTTTCCTGCGTTCGCGAAGGCCCTCAAGAACGTCGGCGGGGGCCTCGAGGACTACCGTGTGGGTGTCGCGGACGCCTGCCCTTCACCTGCGAGCCTTCACGTCAAGGGCACGGGCGGCGCCTGCAACTTCGACGGGGGCCAGGTCTGGATGCAATCGAGCTCGCCCAAGCTGGACCAGGAGTTTGCGTGCGTGGGCGCGATCGATTCGAGCGACGTACAATGTTCGGGGAACAACGACGACGAGCAGCCCGCTTCGGCGGCAACGGCCATCGTCGAAGCGTCCCTGACCGGGAAGGGAAACGTTGGCTTCGTACGCAAGGACGCGCTCCTCGTCATCGTAGCCATCACGGACGAAGACGAGCAGCCGGCGCCTCGCGCCTCCGTCGAGGAACTCTTCAACCGCATGAAAGCGCTCAAAGGCAATGACGTCTCACGCATGGTCTTTTTGGGGATTGGCGGCGCCACCGACTGTCGGGGCGTCTATGGCTCGGCTGACGAGGCCGAGACCCTCAAGGAACTTACGGGTCGCTTCGAGGCGGCCAACCGGGGCGTGTTCTGGGATCTGTGCACCGGTCGTCTCGAGGACGGCCTGACCAAGGCGATGACGGTCATCAACCAGGCGTGTGAGCAGTTCACGCCCGTCGTCCTGTGA
- a CDS encoding CotH kinase family protein → MGPSCFLALALSAALALGSCAAPSNDACSPTDRPAACPGRGLYDGPVTVTLKARDPGRLVYTLDGSTPSAANGRPYSEPLQITGAEGRGTVVLRVAEVGGPVATHTYVFPKYVLSQPTRPAGFPTVWGARDTRESDYALDARALPAAAAATAALAALPTVSLVFALPDLFGDQGIYMNPSEAGVTWERPVSVEMFAGGVDDWQENAGARIQGNSSTQNWKSPKLSIRILWKSLYGPSDLEQALFTGSRVNRFDTLVLDAGLNYTWVHPEHEQRIKAQFVRDQFVADLQNALGGLAPHGRFVHLYLNGLYWGMYNLHERPDASFAAQHLGGQRGEYDALRHDGANVVDGDATAWNTLMNRVRRGVRDDAAFEDVARLVDVDGFIDYMILNFFVGNTDWPQHNWYATRKRTDGGRFRFHSWDAERTLSEVEIDRTQVDAANGPGELYQALRAHAGFRDKVRARAAALLGPSGLLGGGRPAELYRKRAAEIESAVWLEAARWGDSARSQPYTRDDWLRERDWLLDGYFPRRAAIVRSQLAN, encoded by the coding sequence GTGGGTCCCTCGTGCTTCCTCGCGCTTGCCCTCAGCGCCGCGCTCGCCCTCGGCAGCTGCGCCGCGCCCTCGAACGACGCCTGCTCACCCACCGACAGACCTGCCGCCTGCCCCGGGCGAGGCCTCTACGACGGCCCCGTGACGGTCACCCTGAAGGCCCGGGATCCGGGCCGCCTCGTGTACACCCTCGACGGCAGCACGCCCTCCGCCGCCAATGGCCGTCCCTACAGCGAGCCCCTCCAGATCACGGGCGCGGAGGGGCGGGGCACTGTGGTACTGCGCGTCGCCGAGGTGGGAGGTCCCGTGGCCACACACACCTACGTTTTTCCCAAGTACGTTTTGTCGCAACCCACCCGGCCCGCTGGCTTCCCGACGGTCTGGGGCGCGCGTGACACCCGGGAGTCCGACTATGCCCTTGACGCCCGAGCGCTACCCGCTGCGGCGGCAGCGACCGCTGCGCTGGCCGCGCTGCCCACGGTCTCTTTGGTGTTTGCGCTCCCGGACCTGTTCGGAGACCAGGGTATCTACATGAATCCCTCCGAGGCGGGGGTCACCTGGGAAAGGCCGGTATCGGTCGAGATGTTCGCGGGCGGCGTGGACGACTGGCAAGAAAATGCCGGCGCCCGCATCCAGGGCAACTCCAGCACCCAGAACTGGAAGTCGCCCAAGCTCTCGATACGGATTCTGTGGAAGAGCCTCTACGGCCCAAGTGATCTCGAGCAAGCGCTGTTCACGGGGAGCCGCGTGAACCGGTTCGATACCCTCGTGCTCGATGCCGGGTTGAACTACACGTGGGTGCATCCGGAGCACGAGCAGAGAATCAAGGCTCAATTCGTGCGCGATCAGTTCGTGGCCGATCTGCAAAACGCCCTCGGCGGCTTGGCGCCCCACGGGCGCTTCGTTCATCTGTACCTGAACGGGCTTTACTGGGGCATGTACAATCTTCACGAGCGCCCCGATGCCTCCTTTGCGGCACAGCACCTCGGCGGACAACGCGGCGAATACGATGCCCTTCGACATGACGGCGCGAACGTGGTGGATGGTGACGCCACCGCGTGGAACACGCTCATGAACCGCGTGCGACGAGGGGTGCGCGACGACGCCGCCTTCGAGGACGTGGCCCGCCTTGTCGATGTGGACGGGTTCATCGACTACATGATCCTGAACTTCTTCGTGGGGAACACGGACTGGCCACAGCACAATTGGTACGCCACCCGCAAACGCACGGACGGCGGACGCTTTCGCTTCCACAGTTGGGATGCCGAACGAACCTTGAGCGAAGTGGAGATCGACCGAACGCAGGTCGATGCGGCCAACGGGCCGGGCGAGCTTTATCAGGCGCTGCGCGCCCACGCCGGCTTCCGCGACAAAGTGCGCGCCCGTGCCGCGGCGTTGCTGGGCCCCTCCGGCTTGCTGGGTGGGGGCCGGCCGGCCGAGCTTTACAGGAAACGCGCCGCGGAGATCGAGAGCGCCGTGTGGCTGGAGGCGGCGCGCTGGGGCGACAGCGCCCGCAGCCAGCCCTACACCCGCGACGACTGGCTCCGCGAGCGCGACTGGCTCCTGGACGGCTACTTTCCTCGGCGAGCGGCGATCGTCAGGTCTCAGCTTGCCAATTGA